The sequence TTCTGATGAGAAATGTAGACGTTATTGTGCTTAATATCAAGAAAACTGCAGCTCCCGTGTCTACTTGTACTTGTTTGCAGATCAGACTTGGCCTCTCCAATATGGTGGCGACGTCGACGTACGGTCCAAAGACCAACGCAGCCTCTATATGTATATGTCTATGCCGTTAACGCCCAATCAATCAACACCGAGCAGCGCTGCAAGGTTTAAAGGGGCAGTTCCGTCGTTTCATTTGGTCGACATAAAACTATTTGGATGCATTCAGGATATATTACAAATCACGATGCTTTTTAAACTAAACCTGCGCTATGATATGGTCAATACGATGAGTTGTGGAAAAATACTGTCTATGTTGAAAACGACAAAAGACAGGTTCTACCGAGATTTGAACTCGGATCGCTGGATTCAGAGTCCAGAGTGCTAACCATTACACCATAGAACCACTGTGGGGATGGCCTAGCACTCTTAAATTAgtagttattatttatttatacaattCTATGTTTACTTTCGGTTGTAAATCAATCTCAACCAGCTCTAGATAACCATAGTATGTATAAGAGTCTAAAGAGGGGTGTAAGCTTCCTATAAAGACCTCAGGACCATAGACTGTAAGACATTAGTGTCTAACGAGTTCTGCCCTCTGCTGGAGACATGAGGTCATCGAGTCCATTTCTAAACCCGGTCCGACCATAGGACAGACTCGGGTGTAAACCCTGCTTTAAACCCTGCCAGACTGCAATGTTTTGGTTGTTTTCAGGGTTAAAGGGAAGGCTGCGCAGATTATAATTCACTTGGCCATGTTTTCAAAATCAAATATAAATCCacatttgttagtttgtttattCAGTTAAATAGATGGTCCCACTCAAACACAATCTCCAAAACCAAACGAGATGTAGTCTCTGTCCCACAATAACATAACCAGTCCCAGGAGACACTGTTCACATCAGATAACATAACCAGTCCCAGGAGACACTGTTCACATCAGATAACATAACCAGTCCCAGGAGACACTGTTCACATCAGATAACATAACCAGTCCCAGGAGACACCAAGGGCTCACATCACACCACCAACGTGTCCCTCTACTGCCCAGGGTTCACATGTCAGCTCTGATCCGGTCTCGAGGTCTTCTTGGGCTTCTTCGTGGTCTTCGCGGGGGTCGTGGTCTTCGTGGGGGTCTTGGACTTCGTGGGGGTCTTGGACTTCGTGGGGGTCTTGGACTTCGTGGGGGTCTTGGACTTCGTGGGGGTCTTGGACTTCCTCTGAGGCTTGGCTCTGGGCTTGGCTGGCTTGGTCTTCCCCGTGGGGACCTTGAGGGTTGGGGGGACCTTGAGGGTTTGGGACCTGGGGACCGCGTGGTCCGTAGGAGGACTGGTCTCCACGCAGGACTTGAACACCTCAACCTGTCGTAcacgttgacctctgacctcgggAGGGTGACCGCAGGTGGCCGTCAGAGCCAGAGACGTGTTCTCCATCcacctgggggagagagggagggagaaggggggaagagagagggagaagggggggggggagatagggagggagagaggaggggggagagagagggaggaggggggagatagggagggagggaggaggggggagagagaggagggaggaagggggagatagggagagagggaggaggggggagagagggaggagatagggagagagggaggaggtaggacagggaggaggggggagatagggagggagggaggaggggggagagagaggagggaggaagggggagatagggagagagggaggaggggggagagagggaggagatagggagagagggaggaggtaggacagggaggaggggggagatagggaagggagagagagaggttaacgTAGAGCAGCACCCCCTCTTATCCCAGAGCCCCCAGCGGTCGTGGCCCCCGCGGTGTCGCCCGGCGGGGGGACCCACCTGCGGAGGGGCAGCAGGGGGCAGTCGCAGCGCAGCGGGTTGTGGAGCAGGttcacctcctccaggccctccagggcCCGCAGGTCCGGGAGCCGCTCCAGCTGGTTCCCTCCCAGGGACAGCAGCACCAGGCCGGCCCCCAGGCCCACCAGCGCCTCCGGGACATCTGGGGGAACACACACGGCCTCACTGACCAGCGCACACACGGCCTCACTGACCAACACGTCCTCACTGACCAGCGCACACACGGCCTCACTGACCAACACGGCCTCACTGACCAACACGGCCTCACTGACCAACACGTCCTCACTGACCAACACGGCCTCACTGACCAACACGTCCTCACTGACCAACACAGCCTCACTGACCGACACGTCCTCACTGACCAACACGTCCTCACTGACCAACACGTCCTCACTGACCAACACGTCCTCACTGACCAACACGTCCTCACTGACCAACACGTCCTCACTGACCAACACGTCCTCACTGACCAACACGTCCTCACTGACNNNNNNNNNNNNNNNNNNNNNNNNNNNNNNNNNNNNNNNNNNNNNNNNNNNNNNNNNNNNNNNNNNNNNNNNNNNNNNNNNNNNNNNNNNNNNNNNNNNNCAGACAGATGAACATCAGTAGCTATCTTTGGGACGATGTGGTGCTGCTCAGTAGATGATTGAGGCTCATGATTCACACCAACCCACGACCTTCCTTTCTATAATCAAACAAATGCTTTAGTATCCGTCTgcccccctgggggggggggtcttaccgTGAGGTTGAGGCTGAGCAGCGCGGTGGGCCCCCTGGGGGGCTCTGGGCAGCGCAGCTGGTTGTGGCTGAGGTCCAGGTGGGTGAGGCGGGGGGGCCCGGGTCAGGGCCGTGTCCGACAGGTCCTGCAGGGACATGTGgtccaggaggagggaggtgagccGGGGCAGGgccaccgcctcctcccccaggtAGGTCATGGGGTTGGAGCCCATGTCCAGACGGGTGAGGGCCgggagcctggggggggggggggggcagaggagacACTCAGCGCTCTGGCCGCTATGGCA comes from Gadus macrocephalus chromosome 2, ASM3116895v1 and encodes:
- the chadla gene encoding LOW QUALITY PROTEIN: chondroadherin-like protein (The sequence of the model RefSeq protein was modified relative to this genomic sequence to represent the inferred CDS: deleted 1 base in 1 codon); translation: MTFFCVFIFGALLSLDAAVEAGKCPKMCTCDRAKLTVACVGKNLTEVPSTVDEITLKLDLRGNHLHMLPRGAFLHTPYLTHLDLQRCGLVHVKEGAFRTLGRVVSLNLAYNNIDILYQEAFDGLSSLKELLLDHNRVEEVQPGAFMQLGFLNLLQLSHNQLVYLPNMAFQGLQNIQWLRLSHNSINNLAPEAFAGLLSLGRLSLDHNELQFFPTETLTRLPALTRLDMGSNPMTYLGEEAVALPRLTSLLLDHMSLQDLSDTALTRAPRLTHLDLSHNQLRCPEPPRGPTALLSLNLTDVLVSEDVLVSEDVLVSEDVLVSEDVLVSEDVLVSEDVLVSEDVSVSEAVLVSEDVLVSEAVLVSEDVLVSEAVLVSEAVLVSEAVCALVSEDVLVSEAVCALVSEAVCVPPDVPEALVGLGAGLVLLSLGGNQLERLPDLRALEGLEEVNLLHNPLRCDCPLLPLRRWMENTSLALTATCGHPPEVRGQRVRQVEVFKSCVETSPPTDHAVPRSQTLKVPPTLKVPTGKTKPAKPRAKPQRKSKTPTKSKTPTKSKTPTKSKTPTKSKTPTKTTTPAKTTKKPKKTSRPDQS